From Streptomyces sp. NBC_01426, a single genomic window includes:
- a CDS encoding WD40 repeat domain-containing serine/threonine protein kinase yields MVGNEGRLVAGRYRLTALIGQGGMGRVWRGQDERLNRQVAVKEVLLPAGLSAGERAELIQRTAREAEVAARLGHPGIITVHDVVTEGQAPWIVMEYVSGPSLARLVEREGRLTWQRAAEVGAQMADALAHAHAEKVVHRDLKPDNVLVLERRTVITDFGIARVLDGSAGTRLTRTGVVIGTPQFMSPEQIEGREATSAGDVWALGATLYAAVEGTAPFDAPNLTALFHAILSKALPPPRHAGPLAPLLESMLVKNADERPRAAVIARRLGELQGRRPSTATAGEQPPEPPRPVARLSTVTAPARVPQQAVGTPPVHPPTELDSPAPPRPPARVVPEVRPMAEPRRRALLLAGAAALTTVAGGGWWAWKAGGQGESGRASDTRLSGHTRGVYALDFSPDGRYLATGSEDRTARLWNVATRKSTILADDDGPFWALAFSPDSALLAGGSDDGTISLWNVAAGTRVATLKGLEDDVVAVAFSPDGKTLASRGVESAVALWNVGSRRLESELEGHTSRVSSLAFSPDGRVLASGAWDNTVRLWNAHSRAPIGTLTGHTNYVSSVAFSPDGRTLVSGGWDSTVRLWSTIGREMTGTLSGHTEVVRAVAFSPNGKTVASAAEDGSVRLWDVAGPQTAGVVLSDHAGALCTVAFSPDGKMVASADTAVRWWSVV; encoded by the coding sequence ATGGTGGGGAACGAGGGCCGGCTCGTGGCCGGCCGGTACCGGCTGACCGCGTTGATCGGCCAGGGTGGCATGGGTCGGGTGTGGCGTGGACAGGACGAGCGGCTGAACCGGCAGGTCGCGGTCAAGGAAGTGCTGCTGCCGGCGGGGCTGTCGGCCGGGGAGCGTGCGGAACTCATCCAGCGCACGGCTCGGGAGGCCGAGGTTGCCGCGAGGCTCGGACATCCGGGGATTATCACGGTGCACGACGTGGTGACCGAGGGGCAGGCGCCGTGGATCGTCATGGAGTACGTCTCCGGACCGTCGTTGGCCCGGCTCGTCGAGCGGGAGGGGCGGCTGACATGGCAGCGGGCCGCCGAGGTCGGTGCCCAGATGGCCGACGCCCTCGCGCACGCTCACGCCGAGAAGGTCGTGCACCGGGACCTGAAGCCCGACAACGTCCTGGTGCTGGAACGACGGACGGTCATCACGGACTTCGGGATCGCGAGGGTCCTCGACGGCTCGGCCGGCACACGGCTGACCCGGACCGGAGTCGTCATCGGGACGCCCCAGTTCATGTCGCCCGAGCAGATCGAGGGGCGGGAGGCGACATCTGCCGGAGACGTGTGGGCGCTCGGCGCCACGCTCTACGCCGCCGTCGAGGGGACGGCGCCCTTCGACGCACCGAACCTGACCGCCCTCTTTCACGCGATCCTCAGCAAGGCCCTCCCGCCGCCCCGCCACGCGGGACCGCTCGCTCCGCTTCTGGAATCCATGCTCGTGAAGAACGCGGACGAGCGGCCCCGCGCCGCCGTAATCGCCCGCCGGCTGGGTGAACTCCAGGGACGGCGACCGTCCACCGCCACGGCGGGAGAACAGCCGCCCGAGCCACCCCGTCCGGTCGCTCGGCTATCCACCGTCACCGCCCCGGCGCGCGTCCCGCAGCAGGCCGTAGGCACGCCGCCGGTGCATCCGCCCACCGAGCTCGACTCCCCCGCCCCGCCGCGACCGCCGGCCCGTGTGGTCCCGGAGGTGCGGCCGATGGCGGAGCCGCGCCGGCGGGCGCTGCTCCTCGCGGGCGCCGCGGCGCTCACCACGGTGGCGGGCGGCGGATGGTGGGCGTGGAAGGCCGGTGGGCAAGGAGAGTCCGGCCGCGCCAGCGACACACGGCTCTCCGGTCACACCCGAGGTGTCTACGCCTTGGATTTCAGCCCGGACGGCAGGTACCTCGCCACCGGGAGCGAGGACCGTACCGCGCGCCTGTGGAATGTGGCCACGCGAAAGTCGACGATCCTGGCCGACGATGACGGGCCCTTCTGGGCGTTGGCGTTCAGTCCCGACAGCGCTCTCCTCGCCGGAGGCAGCGACGATGGCACCATCAGTCTGTGGAACGTGGCGGCCGGAACGCGCGTCGCCACCCTCAAGGGGCTTGAGGACGACGTGGTAGCGGTCGCCTTCAGCCCTGACGGAAAGACCCTCGCGAGCCGCGGAGTCGAGTCCGCCGTCGCGCTGTGGAACGTCGGGAGCCGTCGGCTCGAAAGCGAGCTCGAAGGCCACACCAGCAGGGTGTCGTCCCTGGCGTTCAGCCCTGACGGCAGGGTCTTGGCCAGCGGCGCCTGGGACAACACCGTGCGCTTGTGGAACGCGCACAGCCGTGCGCCGATCGGCACACTGACGGGTCACACCAACTACGTCAGCTCGGTGGCGTTCAGCCCCGACGGCAGGACGCTGGTCAGCGGGGGCTGGGACAGTACCGTGCGCCTCTGGAGCACGATCGGCCGCGAGATGACCGGGACGCTGAGCGGTCACACCGAAGTCGTCCGGGCCGTCGCGTTCAGCCCGAACGGGAAGACCGTAGCGAGCGCGGCCGAGGACGGCTCGGTCCGGCTCTGGGACGTGGCCGGGCCGCAGACCGCGGGGGTCGTTCTGTCCGACCATGCCGGAGCACTGTGTACGGTCGCGTTCAGCCCCGACGGGAAGATGGTGGCCAGCGCCGATACGGCCGTGCGGTGGTGGAGCGTCGTGTGA
- a CDS encoding HAD family hydrolase, whose protein sequence is MHPKVIFFDLGGVVCRFHRQRRLAALGEACGVPPERVESELYASGLISRWDLGLDASSEIHRTIREKLGFPGNIQALQEIWCSAFEPDPDVLALAGSLRPLHTALLTDNDHLLLDALPDQFPQVASHFDALLFSCRLGATKPEPTAFTRALDLMGIAPGESVFIDDRAVNVAAARDLGIAAIHFRDAAALGAALDGLLAR, encoded by the coding sequence ATGCATCCAAAGGTGATCTTCTTTGACCTCGGGGGTGTCGTCTGCCGATTCCATCGACAGCGACGGCTTGCCGCTCTCGGCGAGGCATGCGGGGTCCCTCCCGAGCGGGTGGAGAGCGAACTCTACGCATCGGGTCTCATCTCGCGGTGGGATCTCGGCCTCGACGCCTCCTCCGAGATCCACCGCACGATACGAGAGAAGCTGGGGTTCCCTGGGAACATCCAGGCACTCCAGGAGATCTGGTGCAGCGCATTCGAGCCAGATCCGGACGTGCTCGCGCTGGCGGGCAGCCTGCGTCCGCTCCACACCGCTCTGCTCACCGACAACGACCACCTGCTCCTGGACGCGCTCCCAGACCAGTTCCCCCAGGTCGCCTCCCATTTCGATGCCCTGCTCTTCTCCTGCCGGCTCGGGGCCACCAAGCCCGAACCGACGGCGTTCACCAGGGCACTCGACCTTATGGGTATCGCCCCTGGGGAGTCCGTGTTCATCGACGACAGGGCCGTGAACGTCGCTGCCGCCCGCGACTTGGGGATCGCTGCGATCCACTTCCGCGACGCCGCCGCACTTGGCGCCGCGCTGGACGGACTACTGGCGCGGTGA
- a CDS encoding IS5 family transposase (programmed frameshift) yields the protein MGRGDLSDEEWARLEPHLPTNHGRGGRGQCHRRVINGILFRQRTGLPWRDLPPCFGSWKTVHDRHRRWSADGTWERILRAVQADADAEGRIDWSMVSLDSTTCRAHQHAAGASTRAPKIPGRRRSPARHGPDEALGRSRGGLTSKILLAVEGGCRPLGFVITPSQWGDAPQMIPVLEEIRVPRQAGGRPRTRPDHVGGDKPYSSRRNRRHLRIRQIKHTIPEPRDQRANRHRRGNQGGRPTGFDKAIYRRRNEVERTINRLKNFRAVATRFDKRAYVVHGTVTVAAIRLWLRPE from the exons ATGGGGCGGGGAGATCTTTCGGATGAAGAGTGGGCTCGGCTGGAGCCGCACTTGCCGACGAATCATGGGCGGGGTGGACGCGGGCAATGCCACCGTCGGGTGATCAACGGGATTCTCTTCCGGCAGCGGACCGGCCTCCCCTGGCGAGACCTGCCTCCCTGCTTCGGTAGTTGGAAGACGGTCCACGACCGTCATCGCAGGTGGTCGGCGGACGGCACGTGGGA GAGAATCCTGCGGGCCGTCCAGGCCGACGCCGATGCCGAGGGCCGGATCGACTGGAGCATGGTCAGCCTCGATTCCACGACCTGCCGCGCTCATCAGCACGCGGCCGGCGCCTCCACCCGCGCCCCGAAGATCCCGGGTCGGCGCAGGAGCCCTGCACGTCACGGTCCCGATGAGGCCCTGGGACGCTCGCGAGGCGGGCTCACAAGCAAGATCCTCCTTGCCGTTGAAGGCGGGTGCCGCCCGCTCGGGTTTGTCATCACGCCCAGCCAGTGGGGGGACGCACCGCAGATGATTCCCGTCCTGGAAGAGATCCGCGTGCCCCGGCAGGCTGGTGGACGACCGCGCACCCGGCCCGACCATGTCGGTGGCGATAAGCCGTACTCGTCACGCCGCAACCGGCGTCACCTGCGCATACGCCAGATCAAGCACACGATCCCCGAGCCGAGAGACCAGCGGGCCAACCGCCACCGCCGCGGAAACCAAGGCGGCCGACCTACGGGGTTCGACAAGGCGATCTACCGCCGCCGCAACGAAGTCGAGCGGACCATCAACCGGCTCAAGAACTTCCGCGCCGTCGCCACGCGCTTCGACAAACGGGCGTACGTCGTCCACGGAACGGTCACCGTGGCAGCGATCCGCCTATGGCTCCGTCCGGAGTGA